CGGTCGAGCAGCGCCTGCACCGTAGCGGCGCCATCGATGGAATGCTCGCCCGTGGCAACCACATCGCCAACCGCGCCATAGGCGTGCAGTATGATTTTCGGCTCTCCGGTCATCCGCCGGTCACCGCCATCGCCCGCGTCACGGCTGCGCGTCCGGCATCATGCGCGGCGACGAAATCATGCTGCGCCGGCTTCTGTCGCAATGCCTTGCGCGTCAGTTCCGCCAGCGCCGCATCGTCACCGCCGCCGCGCATGATATGGCGAAAATCAAAATAGAGGTCGTGACCAAGACAGGGATAGAGCCGCCCGGTTGCGGTGATACGGATGCGGTTGCAGCTGGCGCAGAAATTGTCGCTCATCGGTGTGATAAAACCGATACGACCACCGGTTTCTTTCACCGCGACATAATGCGACGGCCCCGCGGTACGAACATCAAGCGGCACCAGCGTCCAGCGCGCCGCCAGCTTGTGCCGCACATCCGTCAACGAAACATAGCCACAATCCTCGCTGCCACTGGCCATTGGCATCTTCTCGATCAGCGATATGTCATGGCCCTGGCCATGCGCCCATTCGACCGTCTCGAACACCGCATCAACAGGATCGCGACCATCAACAACCATGTTGATCTTGACCGCCAGCCCAGCCTGACTGGCGGCGGCAATGCCGTCAAGCACCGTTTCCAACCGGCCCAGTCGGGTGATCGCGGCAAACCGCTCGGGCCGCAGGCTGTCGAGCGACACATTGACCCGTCTTAGCCCCAGATCGGCCAGCGCATCGGCATGGCGCGCCAGTCTTGTGCCATTGGTGGTCAGCAGCAGCTCGCTCAGGCCTCCACCATCCAGATGCCGTGCCAGCCGCCGCATCAGCGGCAGCGTATCGCTGCGCACCAGCGGTTCGCCTCCAGTGATGCGAATATGATCGACGCCATGAGCGATGAACAGGCTTGCCAGCCTGTCCAGTTCCTCCAGGCTGAGAAGATCGGCGCGCGGCGCAAATGTCTGATCCCGTGGCATGCAGTAAGTGCAGCGCAGATCGCAGCGATCAGTTACCGACAGCCGTACATAGCGCACCGCACGGTCATGCATGTCGACAAGTGGTGAAGCGGGCAAGGGCGGCGTCATAGACCGGCGACTGTAAGCCAAATCAGCCGTATCGCAACCATCAGGATCAGTACGGCAGTGCCGCGCTGCATCCAGATCAGCGGTAATTTCTTCGCGCCAAGCCAGGAGCCGATACCACCGCCGACGAGCACCGCAGGCAGCAACGGCCAATAGCCGATAAGCGCGGCAATCGCCGTGCCATCATCCGCCAGTCGGGCAAATTGGCCCGACAGGCCGGTAAAAGAATTGCCGACGATGAACAGCGATGCGGTGCCGGCAATGGCGCGGCTGTCACCCCAGCGGGCGAGATAGAGCAAAGGCGCAAGAAAGATGCCACCGCCAATACCGACAATGCCCGCCAGCAGGCCGAGAAAACCCGCCATCGGCAACAGCATGATGGGCGGCGCCTTATGCTCCGGCGCAGCTTCGGCAACAGCCAGCGGCGGTTGGTAAAACAGCATGATGCCACCGGCGACCAGCAGCGATAGCCCAAGCAAGGCGGTAAATTGCGGCTGCGACACCGACAACAGCCCGCCGACCCAGGCGCAAGGCAGCGCGATACCGACCAGTGGCCATGCCCGCCGCCAGGGAATATGGCCGGCCCGGGCAAAGCGCCAGCACCCACCGCTGGTCACTGCGATATTGCAGATCAGCGACAGCACCGGCAGGATACGATAGTCCGTGCCCGCCAGCGCCAGCAGCGCAGTATAGCTCGACCCGCCGCCAAAACCGACCGCAGCATAAAGCAGCGCGATCAGGAAGAATGCGGGAGCTAGGAGCAAGGGCATTATCAGATCATGAAAAGCTGGTGCGGACGGCGGGACTTGAACCCGCACACCCAGTTATGGATAGCAGATTTTAAGTCTGCTGCGTCTACCATTTCGCCACGTCCGCTCGCTACGCCAGCGCTGTCGCATCACGCACCCCAAAGTGCAAGGGGCCAAAGTGCAAGGGGCCAAAGTGCAAGAGGGGGAAGGCCGGATTTGTTGCGCGGTGATTTTTGCCGGTCCTGATGACGGCAAGCGGTAGGCCTCAGCCGTTCAGCCGCTCACGCATTTCCTTGCCCGGCTTGAAATAGGGCACACGCTTGGCAGGGACATCGACGGGTTCACCGGTGCGTGGGTTGCGGCCCTTGCGTGGCTCACGCTTGCGGGTCGAGAAAGCGCCAAAGCCGCGCAGTTCGACACGACCATCATCGGCCAGCTGCTGGATGATCTGGTTGAAGAAAATATCGACGATCTTCTCGATCTCGTCCGGCTTGAGTCCTGGATTTTCATCGGCCAGTTTCTGCAATAACTCTGAACGGATCATAAGCTGAACTCCCAAGGAACCATAAGCGACCGGGATCATCTGCGCCGAATATCATCTCTCCGCATCGGCTTTGCGCATGCCTGCTCGCTACGGCTGCGCTCGAAACATGCATAGTGGCAGAAGTTGTGAGATAATACAATGTTATACGGCGATGATATCACAAGATGATACAAAAACGGGGACAGACTGTTGTCCGTCCCCGTTTGGGCATTGCGTTGCCTGCCAGCGGAAAGCGGCTCAGTCTTTCTTCTTCAGCGCTTCACCGAGAATATCGCCCAGGCTGGCACCCGAGTCGGAAGAGCCATATTGCTCGACCGCCTGCTTCTCTTCGGCAAGCTGCAGCGCCTTGATCGAGAAATTCGGCTTTTTCGAACGGTCGAAGCCGATGACGGTTGCATCGAACTTCT
Above is a genomic segment from Pseudomonadota bacterium containing:
- a CDS encoding sulfite exporter TauE/SafE family protein codes for the protein MPLLLAPAFFLIALLYAAVGFGGGSSYTALLALAGTDYRILPVLSLICNIAVTSGGCWRFARAGHIPWRRAWPLVGIALPCAWVGGLLSVSQPQFTALLGLSLLVAGGIMLFYQPPLAVAEAAPEHKAPPIMLLPMAGFLGLLAGIVGIGGGIFLAPLLYLARWGDSRAIAGTASLFIVGNSFTGLSGQFARLADDGTAIAALIGYWPLLPAVLVGGGIGSWLGAKKLPLIWMQRGTAVLILMVAIRLIWLTVAGL
- the moaA gene encoding GTP 3',8-cyclase MoaA, with the translated sequence MTPPLPASPLVDMHDRAVRYVRLSVTDRCDLRCTYCMPRDQTFAPRADLLSLEELDRLASLFIAHGVDHIRITGGEPLVRSDTLPLMRRLARHLDGGGLSELLLTTNGTRLARHADALADLGLRRVNVSLDSLRPERFAAITRLGRLETVLDGIAAASQAGLAVKINMVVDGRDPVDAVFETVEWAHGQGHDISLIEKMPMASGSEDCGYVSLTDVRHKLAARWTLVPLDVRTAGPSHYVAVKETGGRIGFITPMSDNFCASCNRIRITATGRLYPCLGHDLYFDFRHIMRGGGDDAALAELTRKALRQKPAQHDFVAAHDAGRAAVTRAMAVTGG
- a CDS encoding integration host factor subunit beta, giving the protein MIRSELLQKLADENPGLKPDEIEKIVDIFFNQIIQQLADDGRVELRGFGAFSTRKREPRKGRNPRTGEPVDVPAKRVPYFKPGKEMRERLNG